One Dreissena polymorpha isolate Duluth1 chromosome 9, UMN_Dpol_1.0, whole genome shotgun sequence genomic window carries:
- the LOC127844108 gene encoding LIM/homeobox protein ceh-14-like, producing the protein MCKLLPGQYFYVREDARLVCSGDYQKMMHDEISDSESESDESGSDDSNASDRINIQDNQLRMFLDAYNSNKRPNKATLQYLGQSAGLKTRSVQIWFQNRRAKDRSIERNRQKIMSGQTMFNMRQNCLEEHQKSQHCWNQNPYFDSKSLGVNHKQEQKFTLASTDKGSLIRNEQSPACSDTDSSYNEYQLYCPLDYLLPNEMPPNVDLSSADICNGEVITDKLRSGNIKFGQTHAADNHSGSRSWIAL; encoded by the exons ATGTGCAAACTGCTTCCAGGGCAGTACTTTTACGTGCGAGAGGACGCGAGGCTGGTGTGTTCAGGGGACTACCAGAAAATGATGCACGATG aAATTTCCGACTCTGAGAGCGAGTCCGATGAATCAGGATCGGACGACAGTAATGCCTCGGACCGGATAAATATCCAGGATAATCAACTGCGCATGTTCCTTGACGCTTACAATTCAAATAAGCGCCCTAATAAAGCCACTCTCCAGTACCTAGGTCAGTCGGCGGGACTTAAAACACGGTCTGTTCAAATATGGTTCCAAAATAGACGAGCCAAGGATCGATCTATAGAACGCAACAGACAGAAGATTATGAGTGGGCAAACGATGTTCAACATGCGTCAGAATTGTCTCGAGGAACATCAAAAAAGCCAGCACTGCTGGAACCAGAACCCGTATTTTGATAGTAAATCTCTGGGGGTGAACCACAAGCAAGAGCAGAAGTTTACGCTGGCCAGCACTGATAAAGGTTCACTCATCAGAAACGAACAGTCCCCTGCGTGCAGTGACACTGATAGCTCGTATAATGAGTACCAACTGTATTGTCCACTCGACTATTTGTTGCCGAATGAAATGCCACCTAATGTTGATTTATCGTCTGCTGATATTTGTAATGGTGAGGTTATCACTGATAAACTGCGTTCCGGAAATATCAAATTTGGACAAACACATGCAGCGGACAATCATAGTGGAAGTAGATCATGGATCGCTCTTTAA